The Melopsittacus undulatus isolate bMelUnd1 chromosome 12, bMelUnd1.mat.Z, whole genome shotgun sequence genome has a segment encoding these proteins:
- the LOC101875774 gene encoding regulatory solute carrier protein family 1 member 1 isoform X1: MGHRPENSDKETTSLEMPSLPASDGFQNPVQSSGLNSKISNPTNQLLDRSVSAPASVCSSESSLTEPIDPRAVKSLESSTECQITPEEEHPLLSQHLSSNASLANNDPSPQPGEVPCCSPACFSQKTLKEAFIADSQKECKAEEQDHGQERPLEVTKANSLVDTAAEHGQNKDVCLSSEQEGKHELPIVHQTHKEPEKEHLEEQAETTNPEPPCRVSEVEKPAVEEASQTEHPPVEVRGGGLEKPGLSCGKGTIQMSASFSCTHTEALMEVDVVEQPAAEAQSSTSEQQQQAGNRSGSNLNSDAFSMEVESLKSASSLSDPLSIGDVPQSKSTSEVPAKYTELYNRSVAEGSSSPSSIHPLDMDPGRTSEERCFSLASALKELHKLLVISRKGECKILASEEVSQLEMAHTAPAAQQKGLSEEKQKGSDPELSCSSYEVRSEGRKAEGKQPCDCGIENISAGSGGCIQSALGEGASEAQKLSGKSDLVMVNSAAASDQQQSSEQEEVLAGGHQSPASPTLEQKTSVSSAPTVDEGAPQDTQNLCTGAPGRRSSSAPEGPCLGGCEEPVQNPPAACTGLALGAPPLPAFPAADVDRILGAGFTMREALEALEQADGNTDLALLILLAKSIVVPT; encoded by the exons ATGGGCCACAGACCAG AGAATAGTGACAAAGAAACTACCTCACTGGAAATGCCCTCATTACCAGCTTCTGATGGGTTTCAAAATCCAGTCCAGTCTTCAGGACTAAATTCCAAGATCTCTAATCCCACAAATCAATTACTTGATCGTTCTGTCTCTGCCCCTGCTTCAGTTTGCTCATCTGAATCCAGCCTCACAGAGCCCATTGATCCTAGAGCCGTCAAGTCTTTGGAGTCTTCAACTGAATGCCAGATAACCCCAGAAGAAGAACATCCTCTCTTATCACAGCATCTTTCCAGTAATGCTTCCTTGGCAAATAATGACCCTTCTCCCCAGCCAGGGGAGGTGCCCTGTTGCAGTCCAGCTTGCTTTTCACAGAAGACACTCAAAGAAGCATTTATTGCTGACAGTCAAAAGGAATGTAAAGCTGAAGAACAAGACCATGGTCAGGAACGTCCTTTGGAAGTGACAAAAGCAAATAGTTTGGTTGACACTGCTGCTGAACATGGGCAAAATAAAGATGTATGTCTGTCTTCAGAACAGGAGGGGAAGCATGAGCTTCCCATAGTCCATCAGACACACAAAGAACCAGAGAAGGAACACCTGGAGGAGCAAGCTGAGACAACCAATCCAGAACCTCCTTGCCGTGTTAGTGAGGTTGAGAAACCTGCTGTGGAAGAAGCCAGCCAGACAGAACACCCTCCTGTGGAAGTGAGAGGAGGTGGACTGGAGAAACCAGGTCTTTCCTGTGGGAAAGGGACTATCCAAATGTCAGCCTCCTTCAGCTGTACACATACAGAAGCCTTAATGGAAGTAGATGTGGTTGAGCAGCCTGCAGCTGAGGCTCAGAGCTCAAcaagtgagcagcagcagcaggctgggaacAGAAGTGGATCCAACCTGAACTCGGATGCCTTTTCCATGGAAGTGGAGTCGCTGAAGTCTGCATCCTCCTTGAGTGATCCGCTTTCCATTGGTGACGTTCCACAGTCTAAAAGCACTAGTGAGGTTCCTGCAAAGTATACTGAGTTGTATAACCGATCGGTGGCTGAAGGCAGCTCTTCCCCTTCCAGCATCCATCCACTGGACATGGATCCAGGAAGAACTTCTGAAGAGCGATGTTTCTCTCTTGCATCAGCCCTGAAAGAGCTTCACAAACTCTTGGTTATCAGTCGGAAAGGAGAATGTAAAATCCTTGCCTCTGAAGAAGTCTCTCAGCTGGAAATGGCTcacacagcaccagcagcacagcagaaggggctttctgaagagaagcagaaaggctCAGATCCAGAACTGAGTTGTTCCTCCTATGAGGTGAGGTCTGAAGGTAGAAAAGCAGAGGGGAAACAGCCTTGTGATTGTGGCATCGAAAACATCAGCGCTGGGTCTGGTGGTTGCATACAGTCTGCTCTTGGAGAAGGGGCTTCTGAGGCTCAGAAGCTTTCAGGTAAGAGTGATTTGGTCATGGTGAATTCTGCAGCGGCATCtgaccagcagcagagctctgagcaGGAGGAGGTTTTGGCAGGAGGTCATCAGAGTCCAGCGAGTCCCACTTTGGAGCAGAAGACATCAGTTTCCTCTGCACCCACTGTGGATGAGGGTGCACCTCAAGATACTCAGAACCTGTGCACAGGAGCACCCGGAAGGAGAAGCAGTTCTGCTCCAGAAGGTCCGTGCCTGGGTGGGTGTGAGGAACCAGTGCAGAACCCACCAGCTGCCTGTACTGGACTTGCCTTGGGagctcctcccctccctgccttcccTGCAGCTGATGTTGATCGGATCCTTGGTGCTGGTTTTACCATGCGGGAAGCTCTTGAGGCTTTGGAACAAGCAGATGGAAACACGGATCTTGCTCTTCTCATCTTGCTGGCTAAGAGTATCGTTGTTCCTACATAA
- the LOC101875774 gene encoding protein DDI1 homolog 2 isoform X3: MLLTVFCLRRDRSELTFSLQVDADFELQNFRALCELESGIPAAESQIVYAERPLTDNNRSLASYGLKDGDVVILRQKEAVEPRPSIRFPGLPRIDFSSIAVPGTSTQQQQQPPAQRPRPSPPDAPSFPQGLDNPALLREMLLANPHELSLLKERNPPLAEALLSGDLEKFTRVLLEQQQDRARREQERIRLYSADPFDLEAQAKIEEDIRQQNIEENMTIAMEEAPESFGQVVMLYINCKVNGHPVKAFVDSGAQMTIMSQACAERCNIMRLVDRRWAGIAKGVGTQKIIGRVHLAQVQIEGDFLACSFSILEEQPMDMLLGLDMLKRHQCSIDLKKNVLVIGTTGSQTTFLPEGELPECARLAYGAGREDIRPEEIADQELAEAIQKSVEEAERQKP, encoded by the exons aTGCTGCTCACCGTGTTCTGCCTGCGCCGTGACCGCAGCGAGCTCACCTTCTCCCTGCAGGTGGACGCCGACTTCGAGCTGCAGAACTTCCGCGCTCTGTGCGAGCTGGAGTCCGGCATCCCGGCGGCTGAGAGCCAG ATAGTCTATGCGGAGCGGCCGCTGACTGACAACAACAGATCTTTGGCCTCCTATGGCTTGAAAGATGGGGATGTGGTTATTCTGCGACAGAAAGAGGCCGTAGAGCCACGGCCCTCCATCCGCTTCCCAG GTCTGCCCAGGATAGACTTCAGCAGCATCGCGGTTCCGGGCACatccacacagcagcagcagcagccaccagcgCAGCGCCCGCGCCCATCACCTCCCGATGCCCCCTCATTCCCACAGGGACTGGACAACCCAGCACTGCTCCGGGAGATGCTGCTCGCAAACCCCCACGAGCTGTCCCTGCTGAAGGAGCGGAACCCACCCTTGGCAGAGGCGCTGCTGAGCGGAGACCTGG AGAAATTCACCAGGGTgttgctggagcagcagcaggaccgAGCCCGGCGGGAGCAGGAGAGGATCCGGCTCTATTCAGCCGACCCTTTTGATCTCGAGGCACAGGCCAAGATAGAAGAAGACATAAG GCAACAAAACATTGAAGAAAATATGACGATAGCAATGGAAGAGGCCCCAGAGAGCTTTGGGCAGGTGGTGATGCTGTACATTAACTGCAAAGTCAACGGACATCCAGTGAAAGCCTTTGTTGACTCAG GTGCCCAGATGACCATCATGAGCCAAGCTTGTGCTGAAAGGTGCAACATCATGAGGCTGGTAGATCGGCGATGGGCTGGCATTGCCAAAGGTGTAGGGACACAGAAAATCATCGGCAGAGTGCACTTAG CTCAGGTCCAGATTGAAGGGGATTTCCTTGCGTGCTCCTTCTCAATCCTTGAAGAGCAGCCCATGGACATGCTTCTAGGACTGGATATGCTTAAAAGGCATCAG TGCTCCATTGATCTCAAGAAGAATGTACTGGTGATTGGCACAACGGGCTCACAGACCACGTTCCTCCCAGAGGGCGAACTCCCAGAGTGTGCCCGCCTGGCATATGGGGCCGGGCGGGAGGACATCCGGCCGGAGGAGATCGCAGACCAGGAACTAGCAGAAGCAATACAGAAATCCGTAGAGGAAGCAG AACGTCAGAAGCCTTGA
- the LOC101875774 gene encoding protein DDI1 homolog 2 isoform X2, with protein sequence MLLTVFCLRRDRSELTFSLQVDADFELQNFRALCELESGIPAAESQIVYAERPLTDNNRSLASYGLKDGDVVILRQKEAVEPRPSIRFPGLPRIDFSSIAVPGTSTQQQQQPPAQRPRPSPPDAPSFPQGLDNPALLREMLLANPHELSLLKERNPPLAEALLSGDLEKFTRVLLEQQQDRARREQERIRLYSADPFDLEAQAKIEEDIRQQNIEENMTIAMEEAPESFGQVVMLYINCKVNGHPVKAFVDSGAQMTIMSQACAERCNIMRLVDRRWAGIAKGVGTQKIIGRVHLAQVQIEGDFLACSFSILEEQPMDMLLGLDMLKRHQCSIDLKKNVLVIGTTGSQTTFLPEGELPECARLAYGAGREDIRPEEIADQELAEAIQKSVEEAVAARWYWEIQVKEQEGEVGEDVMQHQGSSALYKACVLS encoded by the exons aTGCTGCTCACCGTGTTCTGCCTGCGCCGTGACCGCAGCGAGCTCACCTTCTCCCTGCAGGTGGACGCCGACTTCGAGCTGCAGAACTTCCGCGCTCTGTGCGAGCTGGAGTCCGGCATCCCGGCGGCTGAGAGCCAG ATAGTCTATGCGGAGCGGCCGCTGACTGACAACAACAGATCTTTGGCCTCCTATGGCTTGAAAGATGGGGATGTGGTTATTCTGCGACAGAAAGAGGCCGTAGAGCCACGGCCCTCCATCCGCTTCCCAG GTCTGCCCAGGATAGACTTCAGCAGCATCGCGGTTCCGGGCACatccacacagcagcagcagcagccaccagcgCAGCGCCCGCGCCCATCACCTCCCGATGCCCCCTCATTCCCACAGGGACTGGACAACCCAGCACTGCTCCGGGAGATGCTGCTCGCAAACCCCCACGAGCTGTCCCTGCTGAAGGAGCGGAACCCACCCTTGGCAGAGGCGCTGCTGAGCGGAGACCTGG AGAAATTCACCAGGGTgttgctggagcagcagcaggaccgAGCCCGGCGGGAGCAGGAGAGGATCCGGCTCTATTCAGCCGACCCTTTTGATCTCGAGGCACAGGCCAAGATAGAAGAAGACATAAG GCAACAAAACATTGAAGAAAATATGACGATAGCAATGGAAGAGGCCCCAGAGAGCTTTGGGCAGGTGGTGATGCTGTACATTAACTGCAAAGTCAACGGACATCCAGTGAAAGCCTTTGTTGACTCAG GTGCCCAGATGACCATCATGAGCCAAGCTTGTGCTGAAAGGTGCAACATCATGAGGCTGGTAGATCGGCGATGGGCTGGCATTGCCAAAGGTGTAGGGACACAGAAAATCATCGGCAGAGTGCACTTAG CTCAGGTCCAGATTGAAGGGGATTTCCTTGCGTGCTCCTTCTCAATCCTTGAAGAGCAGCCCATGGACATGCTTCTAGGACTGGATATGCTTAAAAGGCATCAG TGCTCCATTGATCTCAAGAAGAATGTACTGGTGATTGGCACAACGGGCTCACAGACCACGTTCCTCCCAGAGGGCGAACTCCCAGAGTGTGCCCGCCTGGCATATGGGGCCGGGCGGGAGGACATCCGGCCGGAGGAGATCGCAGACCAGGAACTAGCAGAAGCAATACAGAAATCCGTAGAGGAAGCAG TTGCTGCCAGATGGTACTGGGAAATccaagtaaaagaacaggaaggTGAAGTGGGAGAGGATGTAATGCAGCACCAAGGAAGCTCAGCTCTCTACAAGGCCTGTGTTCTTTCATAA